One Nocardia huaxiensis genomic window, CCAGACCATGTTCAAGACCCGCCATATCGACTGGGCGGAGGTGAAGGGGCTGCGGATTCCCAAGCGTGGGTTCCTGCAGCTGCACCTGGCCGACGACACCGATGTGAGATTGCCCGCTGTCGGTTTCGACCGGCTGGGTGAACTCGTCGAAGCCTCGAACGGCCGCATCCCCGACCCCTTCGCGGAACCGGAAGAAGCGGACGAGGACGACACGGCCGAGGACGAGCCGCAGAACTGACCGACCGGTCCGCAGGGGTGCGAGAACTCGGGCGGCGCGGGGCAGGGGTCTCGGCGGGAGTAACGTTGGAGCCCCGCCGAGAACCCGTTGGCGCAGTCGCCGAACAGCCCCCTGCGACGAGAAATCCGAGGATCCGAACCCATGCCACCGCTTCGCTCACGAACCACGACAGCCGGACGCAATGCCGCGGGCGCACGCGCCCTCTGGCGCGCCACCGGCCTCACCGACTCCGACTTCGGTAAGCCGATCGTCGCCATCGCGAACTCCTACACCCAGTTCGTACCGGGCCATGTGCATCTGAAGGACGTCGGCGAGATCGTGGCCGAGGCGGTCCGCGCGGCCGGCGGCGTGCCGCGCGAATTCCACACCATCGCGGTCGATGACGGCATCGCGATGGGACACGGCGGCATGCTGTACTCGCTGCCCTCGCGCGAGATCATCGCCGACTCGGTGGAATACATGGCGAACGCGCACACCGCCGACGCGCTGGTGTGTATCTCCAACTGCGACAAGATCACTCCCGGCATGCTGAACGCCGCCATGCGGTTGAACATCCCGGCCGTGTTCGTCTCCGGCGGGCCGATGGAGGCCGGTAAGGCCGTGGTCGTGGGTGGGGTGGCGCAGGCGCCGACCGACCTGATCACCGCGATCTCCGCGAGCGCCTCCAGCACCGTCACCGACGAGGGCCTCACCGAGGTCGAGCGCTCCGCCTGCCCGACCTGCGGTTCCTGCTCGGGCATGTTCACCGCCAACTCGATGAACTGCCTCACCGAGGCGCTGGGCCTGTCGCTGCCGGGCAATGGCTCCACGCTGGCCACCCATGCCGCGCGCCGGGCGCTGTTCGAGAAGGCCGGACGGGTCATCGTCGATATCGCCAACCGCTGGTACCGCGACGACGACGCCTCGGTGCTGCCGCGAAATGTGGCCAATGTCAAGGCATTCCACAATGCGATGGCCCTCGATGTGGCCATGGGCGGTTCCACCAACACCGTGCTGCACACGCTCGCCGCCGCACAGGAGGGTGAGATCGACTTCGATCTGCAGAGCATCGACGAGATCTCGCGCCGGGTGCCGTGCCTGTCCAAGGTGTCGCCGAACTCGGACTACCACATGGAGGATGTGCACCGCGCCGGTGGCATTCCGGCCATCCTCGGCGAACTGCGCCGCGCCGGGCTGCTGGAAACCGACGTCACCACCGTGCACACCAAGTCCTTCGACGAGTGGCTCGACAACTGGGACATCCGCGGCGGCAAGGCCACCGAGGAAGCCCTCGAGCTGTTCCATGCCGCGCCGGGCGGCGTGCGCACCACCGAGCCGTTCTCGACCGAGAACCGGTGGAGCTCCCTCGACACCGATCAGGAGGGCGGCTGCATTCGCGATGTGCCGCACGCCTACACCGTCGAAGGCGGGCTGTGCGTGCTGCGCGGCAATATCGCCCCCGACGGCGCGATCCTGAAGACCGCGGGCATCGACGAGGATCTGTTCACCTTCGAGGGCCCGGCCGTGGTGGTCGAATCCCAGGAGGCGGCGGTCTCGGCCATCCTCGGCAAGCAGATCAAGCCGGGCGATGTGGTCGTGGTCCGCTACGAGGGCCCCTCGGGCGGTCCGGGCATGCAGGAGATGCTGCATCCCACCGCCTTCCTCAAGGGCGCGGGTCTCGGCAAACAGTGCGCACTCATCACCGACGGCCGTTTCTCCGGCGGCACCTCGGGCCTGTCCATCGGGCACATCTCCCCCGAGGCGGCGTCCGGCGGCACCATCGGTCTCATCGAGAACGGTGACCGCATTCGCATCGACGTGCACACCCGGGCCCTCGAATTGCTGGTACCCGAAGAGGTTCTCGCCGAGCGACGCGCGAAAATGGAAGCGTCCGAACGGCCTTGGCAGCCCGTCGACCGCGTGCGCCCCGTCACCACGGCGCTGCGCGCATACGCGGCGCTGGCCACCTCGGCCGACAAGGGTGCAGTGCGGCGCGTGCCGTAGATCGAGAAAGTTGGGTTGTGACAATCGAATACATCGGCAAGGCCGACACCATGCTGGCCGAGTACTCGGCGATGCTGGAACGTAGCGACGCGCGCAACGCGCACGCCAAGATCCTGCTCGCCGAAGCCGAAGAACTCGCCGCCGAATCCCGGGAACTGGAATCGGCCGAGTTCATGGCGGCTCCCGAGGACGCGGCGGAGATCAGCGCGCACCGTGCGGCATTGGCGGTGCAGATCGACGCGAAGTCCGGCGAGGTGCTGCGGCTGCACCAGGAGACCTACGACGAGTGGCAGCGGTTCACCACCGCCTCCTGGTAATCGGTGAAAACGTAAGCGGCCCGGGTGATCTGGAGATCACCCGGGCCGCTTGCCGTTCAGGTTCAGTCGAACGGGCCGATGCCCGTGAGCGGGTTGCCGCCGTGCAGGTAGATGTAGGCCAGGATGGCGGCGGCGATGGCGGCTACGAAGGCGGCCAGGGAGCCGAGGAACGGCCTGGTGGCCCAGCCGCGGTTGCGGTCGAGGGAGAGGCGGCCGGGGCCGGTGAGCATGAGGACCGAGACGATGCCCACGAGGACGGATTCGAGTTCGAGGTTGTTGTCCTTGGCCTTGTATTGGAAGCCGGGGACCATGCTCTGCTTCCACATCCAGGCGTCGAGGATGATCGCGAGGAGGGCGCCGGCGGCGAGCGGGGTGGCCAGGCCCAGGACGACCAGGATGCCGCCGCCGAGTTCGCCGACCGCGAGCAGGATGGCGGTGATGTCGGGCTGCTTCCAGCCGCCGTTCTCCATCATGGCCTTGGTGCCGTCCAGGCCGGGGCCGTGGAACCAGCCGGTCATCTTCTGCAGGCCGTGGTAGATGAAGGTGCCGCCGATGACCAGGCGCAGCAACAGGAGTCCGAGGTCCAGGGTGCCGCGGCGGTCGTCGCCGCGACGGCGCAGGCGGGTGGTGGGCTCGGTGGCGCCGGGCGGGGCGGCCGGGATGCTGGCGAAGGCGTAGGTGGCGGCCGAAGCGGATTCGGCGGCCGGGGCGGCGGACTGCTGGGCGGCGCCGGGGATGGAGTTCTTCAGCTCCGAGTAGAGCGGGACGTCCGGGTCCAGGCCCAGTTCCTCGTCGGTGCGGGGTGGCTCCTTGGTGAGTTCCGGCTTGGTGTCGGCGGTGCGGCCCGATTTCGCCTCGACGATGAGGTCCGGGTGCACGTCGGCGACGCGGAACTGTTCGGTGGGCGAGTCGAAGGGACTGCGCACCGGTTCGCCCACCGAATCCGGCAGGGAGCTGGAGCCGCCGGTCATCGCGGCGGACAGGGCAGTTGCCGACTCGGGCGATGCGGGCACATCGCTGCCCGTCGCGTCGGCGGACGGTTCGTTCGGCTTCTGTGTCACGCGGGCAACCATATTCGTCTCGAGCGTCCGGCAGGGGCAGTTCGCGGGCGTGTCCACTGTCCGATTCGTGAAGGTGTGCCGTAGTGCGCCCCGGCCCGGCGCCATGGCGAATCCGGAAGGGCCGCCGTGGCGATTCGCCGCGACATGGCGAAGTCGACGACCCCGTCCGAGCGTGCGCGGCGGGTTTTCCGTAACGTCTGAGCCATGAGTTCGTTCCGAGGCCGAACCGGGGTGCGCGCGGGGAAGGTCAGCCTCAGCATTCTGATCGCCGCCGTGCTGGCGACCGGCTGCGCCCGCTTCGACGATTCGGCGTCCGGTCCCTTCACGACCGAACCCACCTGGAAGGACGCCGATTTCGGCCCGGAGAAGCCGTCGCCGACCACCAGCACCAAGCCCGAGGGGCCGTGCATCGACCAGGCCGACGGGGTGGTGGGCACCTGCTTCGACGTCACCTCGGGCGTGGTCGGGCTGCCCGACGGCACCACAGGGCTGGTGGGCGAGCTCAAGACCGGCGGCATCTACAAGATCGACTCCGCTGATCCGACGCCCATGCCGCCCGCGCACGTGGCCCCGAAGATCGCGCAGCTGGACGTGGACGGCTCCGGCGACGGCGGCCTGTCCGACATCACCATCTCGCCGACCTATTACGAGGACGGCCTGATGTACGCCTACATCACCACGCCGAGCGACAACCGGGTGGTACGCATCGGCGAGGACGGCACACCCAAGCCGATCCTCACCGGAATCCCCAAGAGCGCCACCGGCAATCACGGCGCCATCGAATTCATCAGCGAGACCGACATGCTGGTGCTCACCGGCGACGCCGGGGACCCCGCGGCGGCCGCGAACCCGAACTCCCTGGCGGGCAAGCTGTTGCGGATCAAACTGACCCCGGGCGCGACCTCGCAGCCCGAGGTCGTCACCTCCGGCATCGCGACCGCGGGCGATGTGTGCGTCGGGCCCGGCGGCACCATCTGGGTCACCGATCGCACCGCGGTCGAGGACCGGCTGCGTCGCGTCACCCCCGACGGCGCGCTGGTCACCGGCTGGACCTGGACCGACCATCCAGGCGTGGCCGGTTGCGTGGCCGCCGCCGACTCGGTGTCGGTCGCCATGACCGAGGCCAAGGGCCTGGCGATCGCCGCCGCGGACAAGGACACCCACGCCATCACCGCGGTGCCGAGCCTGCAGTACCAGAACACGTGGGGCCGCCTCAACGGTGCGGCCCCGGGCCCCAACGGCTCGCTGTGGCTGGCCACGGTCAACAAGGCCCCCGGCGGTGAGCCCGGACCCAACGACGACCGCGTCATCCTGATCTCGCCGCTCGCGGCGCAGGGCAGCGGACCGGACTAGCCAGCACCAGAAAGACCTGTGGCGCACAGCGGAAGCTGTGCGCCACAGGTGCTTTCAGAGCAAGGTGCGAATACGGCGGTGGCGCACGGTTTTCACCGTGCGCCACCGGCGGATTCGGAGGCTGGTCAGCCTTCGACGCCGCAGGCGGCCAATACCAGTTCGCGCACGCGGGCGGCGTCGGCCTGGCCGCGGGTGGCCTTCATGACGTCGCCGACGACCTTGCCGGCGGCCTGGACCTTGCCGGAGCGGATCTTCTCGGCGATGTCGGGGTTGGCGGCGAGGGCCTTCTCGACCTCGGCCTGCAGGGCGGAGTCGTCGGAGACCATGCCGAGGCCCTTGGCTTCGACGATCTGGGCGGGTTCGCCCTCACCGGCGAGGACGAAGTCCACGACCTGCTTGGCGACCTTGTTGTTGATGGTCTTGGCCTCGACCAGCCCGGCCACCTCGGCGACCTGCTTCGGGGTGATGGGCAGGTCCTCGAGGGCGACCTCGCGCTCCTTGGCCTTCTCGGTGAGGTAGGCGACCCACCAGGAGCGGGCCGCGTCCACCGAGGCGCCGGCGTCCACGGTCGCGATGATCAGGTCGAGGGCACCGGCATTGACCAGGTCGCGGAACACCTCGTCGGACAGACCCCAGTCGGCCTGGATGCGGGCGCGCCGCAGCCACGGGTATTCCGGGATGGTGCCGCGCAGCGATTCCACCCACGCCGCGTCCGGTGCGACCGGCTCGAGGTCGGGTTCCGGGAAGTAGCGGTAGTCCTCGGCGGTCTCCTTGGGCCGCCCGGCGGAGGTGGTGCCGTCGGTCTCGTGGAAGTGGCGGGTCTCCATGGTGATGGTGCCGCCCGCGGCCAGCACCGCGGCCTGGCGGCGCATCTCGTAGCGCACCGCGACCTCGACGCTGCGCAGCGAGTTCACGTTCTTGGTCTCGGTGCGGGTGCCGAATTCCTTTGCGCCGATGGGCATCAGGGACACGTTGGCGTCACACCGCAGCGACCCCTGCTCCATCTTCACGTCGGACACGTCGAGGGACTTGAGCACCTCGCGCAGCGCGGTCACATACGCGCGCGCCACCTCCGGAGCCCGCTCCCCCGCCCCGGTGATGGGCTTGGTGACGATCTCGATCAGCGGCACACCGGCCCGGTTGTAGTCGAGCAGCGAGTGCGAAGCGCCGTGGATCCGCCCGGTGGCCCCACCCATGTGGGTGGACTTGCCGGTGTCCTCCTCCATGTGCGCCCGCTCGATGTCGACCCGGAAGGTCGACCCGTCATCGAGCACCACATCCAGGTACCCGTCGGTCGCGATGGGCTCGTCGTACTGGCTGATCTGGTAGTTCTTCGGCTGATCCGGGTAGAAGTAGTTCTTCCGCGCGAACCGCCCCCACGGCGTGATCGAGCAGTTCAGCGCCAATCCGATCCGAATGGCCGACTCCACGGCCTTCTCGTTCACCACCGGCAGCGACCCGGGCAGCCCCAGACACACCGGGCACACCTGCGTATTCGGCTCGGCCCCGAACTCGGTGGGGCAACCGCAGAACATCTTGGTGGCGGTGCCCAGCTCGACATGGACCTCCATACCGAGCACCGGCTCGTACCGGCTGATGACGTCGGAGTAGTCCATCAAGTCGACCGTGGGTGCGCTCATGCGTCCCATCCTATGTAAGTCGCGTTCAGTCGACGGCCAGGGCCTCCACGATGGGGAGGCGGGCGGCTCGGATGGCGGGTGGGATGGAGCCGAGGAGGGCTATGAGCAGGGCGACCGTGGCGTAGACGAGGAGCAGGGGGCCGGGGTCGTAGGTGACGTCGATGGAGACGGCGTTGGTGAGGGCGAGGGTGGCGAGGTAGTGGACGCCTGCGCCTACCGCGAGGCCGAGGGCTGCGCCTATGACGCCGATGCCGGCCGCCTCGGCGAGGACGGTGCGGAGCAGGAAGCGGCGGCTGGTGCCCATGGCTCGCAGGACGCCGAGTTCGCGGCGGCGTTCGAGGACGGAGAGCATGAGGGTGTTGAGGAGGGCGACCGTGGCGACTATGACGACTATCCAGAGGATGGCGTTGCTGATGGAGGTGCCCTGTTTGACGCTGCCGGAGATGAGTTCGACTGTGCGGGCGCCGGTTTCGACTTCGATCTCGGGTGGGACGACGGCGCGGATGGCGGTGCGGACCTCGTCTGCATCGGCTCCGGGGAGGAAGTCGACGCCGAGGATGGTTTCGCCGGGGCGCTGGTACCACTGCTGCATGATGCCCAGGTCGAGCACCACCACGCCGGCGATGGCGGCGAAATAGGGGATCACGTCGAGGATTTCGACCTGGTGGATGCCGGTGGGAGTCGGGAGGTCCAGGGTGTCACCGGTTTTCACGCCGAGGGTGCGGGAGACGTCGCGGGAGATGACGACGCCGTCACCGGCGGCCATGCGGCGCAGGGTTTCCTGGGTCAGGGTGGCGGTGGCGGCCTGGCGGCCCACCCCGTTCTCGAAAGCCTGCAGCATGACTCGGCCGCCGCCGACGGTCGCGAACGCCATCTGGGCGGACCCGGCTCCCTCGACCCCGGGGATGGCCTCGATCTTGGCTTTCAGATCCGCGGGCAGCATGGGGCCGGTGGGGAACTGCTCCATGGTGGTGGGGCTGACGAACGCGCCGGTGACGGCCATGTCGTCGAAGCTCGCCTGAGCGGAGTCGACCATATTGCGGGTGGCATTGCCCATGGCGACGACCGCGGTGACGCCGATCATGACGGTCATGGTGGTGGCCCACACACGCCGGGGCGCACGTTCCACGGTGGTCGCGCCGAGTGCGCCGGGGGCGCCGAAAATCCTTGCCACGGAGGCGATCACGCGCACTATCGGGCCGGTGGCGGCGAAGCACAGCACCACGGCGCCGACAATGGACATGGAGATCGCGGCCAGCGAGTAGATGCCCCAGTCGGCCCGGGCGATGAAGACGGCCGACACCACGAGCACCGCGCCGAGCACGGCCGAGGTCCAGCGCAGCGCCGGTTTCATGGCATCGGCGGCCGATGCTCCGATGGGTGCCAGCGCCTCGATCGGCGCGACCTTGTACACCTGCCGGGCCGCGAGCGCCGAGGCGGCGACGCTGGCCAGCACGCAGGCGGCCACCGCGACCGGGATCGCGTAGCCGGGCACGATGTATTCGGTGCGCGCCTCCACCGATTGCACGATGGCGGCGGGTAGTCGTTCGATGGAGCCGCGGCCCATGATCATGCCGATCCCCGCGCCGACGAATCCGCCGATCAAGCCCAGCAGGGCGGCTTCGGCAATGAGGTCGCGCACCATGGGGGTGCGCCGCCCGCCGATGGCGCGCAGCAGCGACAGCGTCGGACGGCGTTGTGCCACAGCCATACTCATGGCGTTGTAGATGAGGAATGCGGACACGATGAGCGCGGCCGCCGAGGACGCCAGCGTCGAGTACCGCACCAGCGATACCCCGCCGCCGCCCGCCTGAGCGCCGCGCAGGCTCGGATCGGCCACCACGGCGCGTCCGGCGACCTGGTCTGTGAGCGCGGAACGTAGTTGCGCCACATCGGTATTCGGTGCGGCGATGATCTGGATGGAGTCGAGCTTGCCGGCGCGGCCGGTGAGCTTCTGTGCGGTCGGCAGCGCCCCGATGACGATGTGGCCGCCGTTGATGCGCTCGATGGTCTCCCCGTCGAGCACGCCCGCGACGGTGGCGGTGATCCCGCTCAGCGTCAGCGTGTCGCCCTCGCGGTAGCCCATGCTCGCGCCGACCAGAACCCCGTTGGGCACCAGCAGTTTCGCGGCCTGATCGCGCAGCGAGCCGTCCAGATCGCTGCCCAGCGCGGAGACGCTCGAGTCGGCGCCGATGAGCAGCGCCCGCTCGGCGTCGGCGCCGATGCCCTGCCGCAGCATGGGTACCGCCGCCTCGACCCCGGCGACGGTCTTGATCTCGTTCAGCAGCGAGGCGTCGAAGCCCGCGTCGGTGATGCCGCTGATCTCGAGTTCGGCCTTCCCGCCCAGCGAGGCAGTGAGCCGGTCCACCGATCCGGTGATCGACCCGGAGATGCTGAAAACCGACACCAGCAGTGCGGCGGACACGGCCATGACGGCCATGGACATGATCGTGCGGCCCCGGTGCGCGAAGAGCTCACCGATATTGAACAGCCGCAGCCGATCCCACCCGGCGCGGATCATGCGGGCACCTCGTCGGTCACCGTTCCGGCCTGCTCGGCGTCTTTACGGAGTGACGCCGGAACGGTGCGAACCTCCCCGTCGTCGGTGCGTTCCACGCGTTCGTTGGAGCCGATCTGCCCGTCCCGCAGGGTGATCACGCGGTCGCAGTACCGCACCGCACCCATGTCGTGGGTGACCATGACGACCGAATTGCCTTGCCGGGTAATGTCTCCCAGCAGTTGCAGAATGGCCGCGCCGGTCTTGGAGTCGAGGTTGCCGGTGGGTTCGTCGGCCAGGATGAGTGGCGGGTCCATGATGAGCGCCCGCGCCACCGCCACGCGCTGCATCTGCCCGCCGGACAGTTCGGCGGGCCGGTGCTCGGCGCGATCGGAGAGCCCGACCAGATCCAGCAGTTCCAGGGCGCGCGGCTTGGCCTTGCGAAGTCCGGTGCCGTCCAACAGCTTCGGAATGGCCACGTTCTCCCACGCCGACAGGGTCGGCAGCAGGTTGAAGAACTGGAAGACGAAACCGACCTGATGTCGCCGGAATTCGGATTGGCGGTCATCGTCGAGACCGCCGATCTCCTTGTCCTGGAATCGAATCGACCCCGAGTCCGGGGAATCCAGTGCGCCGAGCAGATGCAGCAGCGTGCTCTTGCCCGATCCGGACGGCCCGATGATCGCGGTGAACTCCCCCGGTTCGATGCGCAGGCTGATCCGGTCCAGGGCGCGCACGCTCTGCTCGCCGATCCGGTATTCCTTGGTGACGTCGGTCAATTCCAGCATGGTCGTTCCCCTCGTAGATCGGCTGGATCAGCTCGCCAGCGCGCGTGGTCGCGAACGGCGGGTATAGATGCGATCGGTGTCGTAGCGGTCGAGCACGGCACGCAGCGCCGGCTGTTCGGCGGCCAGCTCCTCGTGCACCTGCAGTGCCGATTTGCCTTGGGCCAGTGCTTCTTCCAATTTCACGGTGAGATGGTTCTCCCACCGGTTGCGCAGCGCCGCCAGCACGCCGTCGGGTCCGCCGAAGAGGCGTTCGAGGTCCGGCAGGCCGTCGAACAGCGTGGTGTCAGCGGGATTTCGGGCCGCCCGGTCCAGGACGGCGTGCAGGATGTCGGTGCGTGCGTGCAGGTCTTTCCACGACATGGCCCCCAACCTTTCGTAGCGCGCCCGGTCGGTTCGGTACCGGGCATTGTGCCGATAATCCTCACGCTACGGTCGGGATTCCCCGCTGTCGTCGTGCCGCGGACGCGACTGTGGCTCCTACCGTGGTAGGAGCGCGCACCCTGCTCGCGCACGATGTACGCCGTCGAACGCTGCGACTACTCTGGCAGAGTGAACGTGACCAATGCCACCCCTCGGGCCACCGGGCAGACGTTACGTGACGGAGCCCGGAACAGCGGCGAGCGTCTGAGACGTTTTCTGCGACATCCGATCGACGAGTGCCGCCGGAACATGGCCGAATTGCCGTACGACTACCCGGTCGCGGCCATGTGGCTGTTCGACATCATGCTGCTCGGTGTGGCCGTGATCGGCGTGCTGCAGCGATACAGCTATTTCCCCAGCCCACTGCCTATCCTGGCGCTGCTGACCGCCTATGCGATCGGCCCGGTGTACATGGTGTCCGGCTGGCTGATGCCGCCGGTGACGATGGGCATCGTGACTGCGGTGTCCGGTGCGCTGTTCATGGTGCAGCCGGTGAACATCGATGTCGCTCCATTCGTCTTGATCGCCGGCGCCGGTCAGCTCGGAGCCATCGCCTCCTCCCGCGTCAGCCTGCCGTTCGCCGGGCTCTATCTGCTGGAACTGCTGTTCTTCGAACGAATCGGATACCTCGACGAGGGCATCCTCATGTACGGCCCGGCCGTACTGTTCGGCTGGATGGTCGGGCGCATGATGCAGTACCAGCGCAAGGACCTGTATCAGGAGCGCGAATATCAGGAGATCCGCGCCGGGCAGGCCGCCGACGAAGAGCGCCGCCGCATCGCGCGCGAGGTGCATGACGTGATCGCGCATTCGCTGTCCATCACGCTGCTGCACGTGACCGCCGCCCGACACGCCCTGCAAACCGATCGCGATGTGGACGAGGCGGTGGACGCGCTCACCGATGCCGAGCGGCTGGGCCGCCAGGCTATGGCCGATATCCGGCGCACGGTCGGGCTGCTGGGTGAACGGACCTCACCACAGACCCCCGAGCCCGGCCTGGACGACATCCCGGATCTGGTGGCGGATTTCGTGCGCGCGGGCATGGAGGTCGACTGTCACGTCGAAGGCGATCCGGGTGGTGTCACGGCGGCGCTCGGGCTGGCGGTGTACCGGGTCAGC contains:
- a CDS encoding PH domain-containing protein produces the protein MIRIPRLAHLGVFLLLFSVAFPFFGAPKVLWVLFAIPAALVWWIETTQTTVSDKGIDVQTMFKTRHIDWAEVKGLRIPKRGFLQLHLADDTDVRLPAVGFDRLGELVEASNGRIPDPFAEPEEADEDDTAEDEPQN
- the ilvD gene encoding dihydroxy-acid dehydratase, whose protein sequence is MPPLRSRTTTAGRNAAGARALWRATGLTDSDFGKPIVAIANSYTQFVPGHVHLKDVGEIVAEAVRAAGGVPREFHTIAVDDGIAMGHGGMLYSLPSREIIADSVEYMANAHTADALVCISNCDKITPGMLNAAMRLNIPAVFVSGGPMEAGKAVVVGGVAQAPTDLITAISASASSTVTDEGLTEVERSACPTCGSCSGMFTANSMNCLTEALGLSLPGNGSTLATHAARRALFEKAGRVIVDIANRWYRDDDASVLPRNVANVKAFHNAMALDVAMGGSTNTVLHTLAAAQEGEIDFDLQSIDEISRRVPCLSKVSPNSDYHMEDVHRAGGIPAILGELRRAGLLETDVTTVHTKSFDEWLDNWDIRGGKATEEALELFHAAPGGVRTTEPFSTENRWSSLDTDQEGGCIRDVPHAYTVEGGLCVLRGNIAPDGAILKTAGIDEDLFTFEGPAVVVESQEAAVSAILGKQIKPGDVVVVRYEGPSGGPGMQEMLHPTAFLKGAGLGKQCALITDGRFSGGTSGLSIGHISPEAASGGTIGLIENGDRIRIDVHTRALELLVPEEVLAERRAKMEASERPWQPVDRVRPVTTALRAYAALATSADKGAVRRVP
- a CDS encoding DoxX family protein, translated to MTQKPNEPSADATGSDVPASPESATALSAAMTGGSSSLPDSVGEPVRSPFDSPTEQFRVADVHPDLIVEAKSGRTADTKPELTKEPPRTDEELGLDPDVPLYSELKNSIPGAAQQSAAPAAESASAATYAFASIPAAPPGATEPTTRLRRRGDDRRGTLDLGLLLLRLVIGGTFIYHGLQKMTGWFHGPGLDGTKAMMENGGWKQPDITAILLAVGELGGGILVVLGLATPLAAGALLAIILDAWMWKQSMVPGFQYKAKDNNLELESVLVGIVSVLMLTGPGRLSLDRNRGWATRPFLGSLAAFVAAIAAAILAYIYLHGGNPLTGIGPFD
- a CDS encoding PQQ-dependent sugar dehydrogenase; protein product: MSSFRGRTGVRAGKVSLSILIAAVLATGCARFDDSASGPFTTEPTWKDADFGPEKPSPTTSTKPEGPCIDQADGVVGTCFDVTSGVVGLPDGTTGLVGELKTGGIYKIDSADPTPMPPAHVAPKIAQLDVDGSGDGGLSDITISPTYYEDGLMYAYITTPSDNRVVRIGEDGTPKPILTGIPKSATGNHGAIEFISETDMLVLTGDAGDPAAAANPNSLAGKLLRIKLTPGATSQPEVVTSGIATAGDVCVGPGGTIWVTDRTAVEDRLRRVTPDGALVTGWTWTDHPGVAGCVAAADSVSVAMTEAKGLAIAAADKDTHAITAVPSLQYQNTWGRLNGAAPGPNGSLWLATVNKAPGGEPGPNDDRVILISPLAAQGSGPD
- the gatB gene encoding Asp-tRNA(Asn)/Glu-tRNA(Gln) amidotransferase subunit GatB — encoded protein: MSAPTVDLMDYSDVISRYEPVLGMEVHVELGTATKMFCGCPTEFGAEPNTQVCPVCLGLPGSLPVVNEKAVESAIRIGLALNCSITPWGRFARKNYFYPDQPKNYQISQYDEPIATDGYLDVVLDDGSTFRVDIERAHMEEDTGKSTHMGGATGRIHGASHSLLDYNRAGVPLIEIVTKPITGAGERAPEVARAYVTALREVLKSLDVSDVKMEQGSLRCDANVSLMPIGAKEFGTRTETKNVNSLRSVEVAVRYEMRRQAAVLAAGGTITMETRHFHETDGTTSAGRPKETAEDYRYFPEPDLEPVAPDAAWVESLRGTIPEYPWLRRARIQADWGLSDEVFRDLVNAGALDLIIATVDAGASVDAARSWWVAYLTEKAKEREVALEDLPITPKQVAEVAGLVEAKTINNKVAKQVVDFVLAGEGEPAQIVEAKGLGMVSDDSALQAEVEKALAANPDIAEKIRSGKVQAAGKVVGDVMKATRGQADAARVRELVLAACGVEG
- a CDS encoding FtsX-like permease family protein gives rise to the protein MIRAGWDRLRLFNIGELFAHRGRTIMSMAVMAVSAALLVSVFSISGSITGSVDRLTASLGGKAELEISGITDAGFDASLLNEIKTVAGVEAAVPMLRQGIGADAERALLIGADSSVSALGSDLDGSLRDQAAKLLVPNGVLVGASMGYREGDTLTLSGITATVAGVLDGETIERINGGHIVIGALPTAQKLTGRAGKLDSIQIIAAPNTDVAQLRSALTDQVAGRAVVADPSLRGAQAGGGGVSLVRYSTLASSAAALIVSAFLIYNAMSMAVAQRRPTLSLLRAIGGRRTPMVRDLIAEAALLGLIGGFVGAGIGMIMGRGSIERLPAAIVQSVEARTEYIVPGYAIPVAVAACVLASVAASALAARQVYKVAPIEALAPIGASAADAMKPALRWTSAVLGAVLVVSAVFIARADWGIYSLAAISMSIVGAVVLCFAATGPIVRVIASVARIFGAPGALGATTVERAPRRVWATTMTVMIGVTAVVAMGNATRNMVDSAQASFDDMAVTGAFVSPTTMEQFPTGPMLPADLKAKIEAIPGVEGAGSAQMAFATVGGGRVMLQAFENGVGRQAATATLTQETLRRMAAGDGVVISRDVSRTLGVKTGDTLDLPTPTGIHQVEILDVIPYFAAIAGVVVLDLGIMQQWYQRPGETILGVDFLPGADADEVRTAIRAVVPPEIEVETGARTVELISGSVKQGTSISNAILWIVVIVATVALLNTLMLSVLERRRELGVLRAMGTSRRFLLRTVLAEAAGIGVIGAALGLAVGAGVHYLATLALTNAVSIDVTYDPGPLLLVYATVALLIALLGSIPPAIRAARLPIVEALAVD
- a CDS encoding ABC transporter ATP-binding protein; protein product: MLELTDVTKEYRIGEQSVRALDRISLRIEPGEFTAIIGPSGSGKSTLLHLLGALDSPDSGSIRFQDKEIGGLDDDRQSEFRRHQVGFVFQFFNLLPTLSAWENVAIPKLLDGTGLRKAKPRALELLDLVGLSDRAEHRPAELSGGQMQRVAVARALIMDPPLILADEPTGNLDSKTGAAILQLLGDITRQGNSVVMVTHDMGAVRYCDRVITLRDGQIGSNERVERTDDGEVRTVPASLRKDAEQAGTVTDEVPA
- a CDS encoding sensor histidine kinase; this translates as MNVTNATPRATGQTLRDGARNSGERLRRFLRHPIDECRRNMAELPYDYPVAAMWLFDIMLLGVAVIGVLQRYSYFPSPLPILALLTAYAIGPVYMVSGWLMPPVTMGIVTAVSGALFMVQPVNIDVAPFVLIAGAGQLGAIASSRVSLPFAGLYLLELLFFERIGYLDEGILMYGPAVLFGWMVGRMMQYQRKDLYQEREYQEIRAGQAADEERRRIAREVHDVIAHSLSITLLHVTAARHALQTDRDVDEAVDALTDAERLGRQAMADIRRTVGLLGERTSPQTPEPGLDDIPDLVADFVRAGMEVDCHVEGDPGGVTAALGLAVYRVSQESLANIAKHAPGAQAWVRIKLGVKDITVQVTNTLPAGAITRPGRGMGISGMRQRITLLGGILLAGRGGDGWRVEARIPMHGPDPHLPCVALARSADASVRSIVQSMTAKWQDDRPGPRGGIQEGM